CTGCCGCACCTTGTCGTCGGCGACGGCTCGGCCCGGCCCGCGCGCCGGCTCCGGCGAGGGGGGTGGCGTGCCGGCCGGAGAGGCGGCCGGGGCCGCGGCCCCGCGCCGGAGCCGCGCCACGGTATCCGCGTCGAGTACGGACATGTGGTTGCGGACCGAGACCTTCATGGCCTCCAGCCGGTCGATTAGTTCCTTGCTGGTCAGGCCGAGTTCCCTGGCCAGCTCGTGTACCTTCACCAGGACCCCTCCGTTTCACCATCCGAACGCGTTCGCTGTTCCCGAAGTGACACGCGCCGTACCACCGGCGCCCGGGCCGGGGCCGGCCGGACAATCGTTTCGCGCAGGCGCTGTCCGATGTCCTCCGCCAGCGGCTGCGCGAGCGCGCCGGCGAGCCGTCCTCCGCGCACGGCGCGGTCCACGCACGCATCGTCCGGGCACACGTAGGCGCCGCGCCCCGAGACTTTTCCCGTGGCGTCGACGCGCACGTCACCGGCCGGCGTCCGAACGATCCGCACCAGTTCCCGTTTGGGCCGGACCTGCCCGCACGCGACGCACTGCCGCTGCGGCACCCTGCGTACTTTCGGCACCCCGCTAACCCCTGCCCGCCCGATCGCCCGCGTGTTGCGCCGGCCGCTCGCCCTGTCCTTCGGTCCCGAGCTGCTCGGCGTGAGCCGGCTCGTGCTGCGCCGCGGGCCCCACCGGTTCCTCCGCGGCCGGTTCGGCCGCCGGAGCGCCGGCCTCGGCCGCGGGCTGCGTGTCGGCCGCGGGCTCCTCCACCGGCAGATCCGCGAAGATCTTCCGGGCCTCGAGCTCCTTGATCTGGGACTCGCTCTTGATATCGATTCGCCAGCCCGTCAGCTTGGCGGCGAGCCGGGCGTTTTGTCCTTCCTTCCCGATGGCCAGCGACAGCTGGTTGTCGGGCACGACCACCAGCGCCGTCTTCGTCTCGTCGTGGATTTCGACCCGGATCACCTTCGCCGGACTGAGGGCGCTGGCCACGAACGTCGCCTGATCGGCCGACCAGGGAACGATGTCGATCTTTTCGCCGCGCAGCTCGTCGACGATCGATTGGACCCGCGTCCCCTTTGGCCCCACGCACGCGCCGACCGCGTCGACGTTGCGGTCGCGCGAGAGGACGCCGACCTTGCTGCGGGCGCCGGCCTCGCGGGCGATCGCCTTGATCTCGACGATGCCTTCGTAGATCTCCGGCACTTCCAGCTCGAACAGCCGCTTGAGCAGCCCCGGGTGCGTTCGGCTGACGACGATCTGCGGTCCGCGGTTCCCCTGCTTGACCTCGACGACGTAGGCCTTCACGCGGTCGTTCTGCCGATACCCCTCGCGCGGCACCTGTTCCGTCGGCGGCAGCACGGCCTCGATGCGGCCGAGATCCATGTACACGTTCCGGCGCTCGACGCGCTGCACGGTGCCGGTGACGATGTCGCCTTCGCGGTCCCGGAATTCCCGGTACACCATGTCGCGCTCGGCTTCCCGGATGCGCTGCACGATGACCTGTTTCGCCGTCTGGGCCGCGATGCGGCCGAAGTCCTTCGGCGTCACCTCGACCTCGACGATATCGCCGATCTGACTGTCGGGATCCCACTGCCGCGCCTCGGCGAGCGGCACTTCCAAGTTCGGGTCCACCACCTCGCCGACGATTGTCCGCACGCTGTACACGTGCTGTTCGCCCGTCTCACGGTCCAGCTCGACGCGGATGTTCTGCGCGGCCTGCCCGAAATTTTTCTTGTACGCCGAGAGCAGCGCGGCCTCGATGGCCTC
This genomic interval from bacterium contains the following:
- a CDS encoding translation initiation factor IF-2 N-terminal domain-containing protein, coding for MKVHELARELGLTSKELIDRLEAMKVSVRNHMSVLDADTVARLRRGAAAPAASPAGTPPPSPEPARGPGRAVADDKVRQ
- a CDS encoding YlxR family protein yields the protein MPKVRRVPQRQCVACGQVRPKRELVRIVRTPAGDVRVDATGKVSGRGAYVCPDDACVDRAVRGGRLAGALAQPLAEDIGQRLRETIVRPAPARAPVVRRVSLREQRTRSDGETEGSW
- the nusA gene encoding transcription termination factor NusA, coding for MNNQELIRAVRQLEEEKGLSTDVLVEAIEAALLSAYKKNFGQAAQNIRVELDRETGEQHVYSVRTIVGEVVDPNLEVPLAEARQWDPDSQIGDIVEVEVTPKDFGRIAAQTAKQVIVQRIREAERDMVYREFRDREGDIVTGTVQRVERRNVYMDLGRIEAVLPPTEQVPREGYRQNDRVKAYVVEVKQGNRGPQIVVSRTHPGLLKRLFELEVPEIYEGIVEIKAIAREAGARSKVGVLSRDRNVDAVGACVGPKGTRVQSIVDELRGEKIDIVPWSADQATFVASALSPAKVIRVEIHDETKTALVVVPDNQLSLAIGKEGQNARLAAKLTGWRIDIKSESQIKELEARKIFADLPVEEPAADTQPAAEAGAPAAEPAAEEPVGPAAQHEPAHAEQLGTEGQGERPAQHAGDRAGRG